The following coding sequences are from one Pseudomonas mendocina window:
- a CDS encoding VacJ family lipoprotein, with translation MHVFGARWIARLGSLMALVGLSLMPAVSQAASEEDPWESFNRPIFRFNDTLDTYALKPIAQGYQAVTPQFLEDGIHNVFGNIGDVGNLANNVLQGKLHDAGVDTGRLIFNTTFGLLGFFDVAKHMGLQKNDEDFGQTLGVWGVNSGPYLVIPFLGPSTVRDATGRVPDSLLTPYPYIDHVPTRNVTRGVNVIDTRASLLSAERLISGDKYIFIRNAYLQSREFKVKDGEVEDDF, from the coding sequence ATGCATGTGTTCGGTGCTCGCTGGATCGCGCGCCTGGGTAGCCTGATGGCGCTCGTTGGCCTGAGCTTGATGCCTGCCGTGAGCCAGGCCGCTTCGGAAGAAGATCCTTGGGAAAGCTTCAACCGCCCGATCTTCCGTTTCAACGATACCCTCGATACCTATGCGCTGAAACCGATCGCGCAGGGCTACCAGGCCGTAACCCCGCAGTTTCTGGAAGATGGCATACACAATGTCTTCGGCAACATCGGCGACGTGGGCAACCTGGCCAACAACGTGCTGCAAGGCAAGCTGCATGACGCCGGTGTCGATACCGGTCGCCTGATCTTCAACACCACCTTCGGCCTGCTGGGCTTCTTCGATGTGGCCAAGCACATGGGCCTGCAGAAGAATGACGAGGACTTCGGCCAGACTCTGGGCGTCTGGGGCGTGAATAGCGGCCCGTATCTGGTGATTCCGTTCCTTGGCCCCAGCACCGTGCGCGATGCCACCGGCAGAGTGCCGGATAGCCTGCTGACGCCGTATCCGTACATCGACCATGTGCCGACTCGTAATGTCACTCGTGGTGTCAATGTGATCGATACCCGCGCGAGTCTGTTGTCGGCCGAGCGTCTGATCAGTGGCGACAAGTACATCTTCATCCGCAACGCCTACCTGCAGAGCCGTGAGTTCAAGGTCAAGGACGGCGAGGTCGAAGACGACTTCTGA
- a CDS encoding DUF4404 family protein — translation MPANDLQQQLEALHQHLAQDTPLSEEERASLYLLTQEIEVQLAREAAAAPDATLVDGVNLAVERFEASHPTLAGTLRNIMQSLANMGI, via the coding sequence ATGCCAGCGAATGACCTGCAGCAGCAACTGGAAGCCCTCCACCAGCACCTGGCCCAGGACACGCCGCTCAGCGAAGAAGAACGGGCATCGCTTTACCTTCTGACCCAGGAAATCGAAGTGCAACTGGCGCGCGAAGCCGCAGCAGCGCCCGATGCGACACTGGTCGATGGCGTCAACCTAGCAGTGGAACGCTTCGAAGCCAGCCACCCGACACTCGCCGGAACCCTGCGCAACATCATGCAGAGCCTGGCCAACATGGGTATCTGA
- a CDS encoding pyocin activator PrtN family protein, whose amino-acid sequence MNTAFLLMAQYNGAAIIPLERVCEDYFSHLTPEKLLRKAGAGEIDLPITRIEGSQKAAKGVHLSDLANYLDAQRAKAVAENDKLHGRFKKAS is encoded by the coding sequence ATGAACACGGCATTTTTGCTGATGGCTCAATACAACGGGGCCGCGATCATCCCCCTCGAGCGAGTGTGCGAGGACTACTTCTCCCACCTCACACCGGAGAAGCTGCTGCGCAAAGCTGGTGCCGGCGAAATCGATCTACCCATCACCCGCATCGAAGGCAGCCAGAAAGCGGCCAAGGGCGTTCACCTGAGCGACCTGGCCAACTACCTCGACGCCCAGCGCGCCAAAGCAGTTGCGGAGAATGACAAGCTGCACGGCCGCTTCAAGAAGGCCAGCTAA
- a CDS encoding phosphatase, with the protein MPHASPTALIFELSGCLVDFGARTLPVALQRLHPQRERPALASTAEQALASMLGTTPIPAQLQDLQQTLSEVAGEHSELTPGAAQLLAALHADGIPCAWLDALPADASLRLAEALPTPVEAVLTRQTRPWPAPDGCWQALSQLEVQRLDGCIVVSGNPLLLQAGLNAGCWTIGLAACGPLCGYALSDWQALNASEQERLRAEATLLLYRLGVHSVVDHLEAIDASLEDIGLRRQKGEKP; encoded by the coding sequence ATGCCCCACGCCTCCCCAACCGCCCTGATCTTCGAGCTTTCCGGCTGCCTGGTCGATTTCGGTGCCCGTACGTTGCCAGTCGCGTTGCAGCGCCTGCATCCGCAACGCGAACGCCCTGCCCTCGCCAGCACGGCCGAACAGGCCCTTGCCAGCATGCTGGGAACGACTCCCATCCCTGCCCAGTTGCAGGATCTGCAGCAGACGCTGAGCGAAGTGGCCGGCGAGCATAGCGAACTGACACCCGGCGCAGCTCAATTGCTGGCCGCTCTACACGCCGACGGCATCCCCTGCGCCTGGCTCGATGCCCTGCCCGCCGATGCCAGTCTGCGTTTGGCCGAGGCCTTGCCGACACCTGTCGAAGCCGTGCTCACGCGCCAAACCAGGCCCTGGCCGGCTCCAGACGGTTGCTGGCAGGCCCTGAGCCAGTTGGAAGTGCAGCGCCTGGATGGCTGCATTGTGGTCAGTGGCAACCCACTGTTGCTACAAGCCGGACTCAATGCCGGCTGCTGGACGATCGGCCTGGCCGCCTGCGGCCCGCTGTGTGGTTACGCCCTGAGCGACTGGCAGGCACTGAACGCGAGCGAGCAGGAACGCCTGCGCGCCGAAGCCACGCTGCTGCTCTACCGGCTAGGCGTGCATTCGGTGGTCGACCATCTAGAGGCGATAGACGCCAGCCTCGAAGACATCGGGCTACGTCGGCAGAAAGGTGAAAAGCCCTGA
- the rssC gene encoding anti-sigma factor antagonist RssC, translated as MSPGRIQFAEQDGTFVLKFVGEVRLTLCSALDATIEKIFTALNFSAIVIDLTETRSIDSTTLGLLAKLSILSRQKVGLLPTVVTTHDDITRLLESMGFDQVFNIVEGPAPCPDCLDDLPSQDQSEEVVKAKVLEAHRILMGLNDSNRAAFHDLVSALERH; from the coding sequence ATAAGCCCCGGTCGCATCCAATTCGCCGAGCAGGATGGAACCTTCGTCCTGAAGTTCGTCGGTGAAGTCCGCCTGACCTTGTGTTCGGCGCTGGATGCCACGATTGAAAAGATTTTTACCGCGTTGAATTTCTCGGCCATCGTCATCGACCTGACCGAGACCCGCAGTATCGACAGCACGACCCTCGGTCTGCTGGCCAAACTGTCCATCCTATCCCGGCAGAAGGTAGGTTTGTTGCCGACCGTGGTCACCACTCACGACGACATCACCCGCCTGCTCGAGTCCATGGGCTTCGATCAGGTGTTCAACATCGTCGAAGGCCCTGCGCCGTGCCCGGATTGTCTGGATGATCTACCGTCGCAGGATCAGTCCGAGGAAGTGGTCAAGGCCAAGGTGTTGGAGGCTCACCGCATCCTGATGGGGCTTAACGACTCCAACCGGGCCGCCTTTCACGACCTGGTGAGTGCGCTGGAACGCCACTGA
- the tal gene encoding transaldolase, with translation MTSKLEQLKQFTTVVADTGDLDAIARLQPVDATTNPSLLLKAAALPRYADLLQQAVGAGQGDLGLACDHFAVAVGQEILKVIPGRISTEVDARLSFDTDATLRRAERLIGLYDQAGIGRERVLIKIASTWEGIRAAEQLEKAGIQTNLTLLFAFAQAQACADAGVFLISPFVGRIYDWYKKAEGRDYAGSEDPGVRSVTRIYDYYKANAYETVVMGASFRNQGQIEALAGCDRLTISPDLLQKLADDQGQLERVLTPGAAGEARHSLDERAYRWAMNEDAMATEKLAEGIRLFARDQEKLEALLSAKA, from the coding sequence ATGACCTCCAAGCTGGAACAACTCAAGCAGTTCACCACCGTGGTCGCCGACACCGGTGATCTCGACGCCATCGCACGCCTGCAACCGGTGGACGCCACCACCAACCCGTCCCTGCTGCTCAAAGCCGCGGCGTTGCCGCGCTATGCCGACCTGTTGCAACAGGCCGTGGGCGCCGGCCAGGGTGACCTGGGCCTGGCGTGTGATCATTTCGCCGTCGCTGTCGGCCAGGAGATTCTCAAGGTCATTCCCGGGCGCATTTCCACCGAAGTGGACGCACGCTTGTCCTTCGACACCGACGCCACCCTGCGCCGCGCCGAACGCCTGATCGGCCTTTACGACCAGGCCGGTATCGGCCGCGAACGGGTACTGATCAAGATCGCCTCGACCTGGGAAGGCATCCGCGCCGCCGAACAGCTTGAGAAAGCCGGCATCCAGACCAATCTCACCCTGCTGTTCGCCTTCGCCCAGGCTCAGGCCTGTGCCGACGCTGGAGTGTTCCTCATTTCGCCCTTCGTCGGACGCATCTACGACTGGTACAAGAAGGCCGAAGGCCGCGACTACGCCGGCAGCGAAGATCCGGGCGTACGCTCGGTGACGCGCATCTACGACTACTACAAGGCCAACGCCTACGAGACCGTGGTGATGGGCGCAAGCTTCCGCAACCAGGGGCAAATCGAGGCGCTGGCCGGTTGCGACCGCCTGACCATCAGCCCGGATCTGCTGCAGAAGCTGGCCGATGACCAGGGCCAACTGGAGCGCGTGCTGACGCCTGGGGCAGCCGGCGAGGCTCGGCATAGCCTCGACGAACGCGCATACCGCTGGGCCATGAACGAAGACGCCATGGCCACCGAGAAACTGGCAGAAGGCATTCGCCTGTTCGCCCGCGATCAGGAAAAGCTCGAAGCACTGCTCAGCGCCAAAGCCTGA
- a CDS encoding thioesterase family protein encodes MTDKTLLHTARIPVRWGDMDSYGHVNNIIYMQYLEEARVAWFELAGVPMSNVPLGPVVLQTQHTYLKPVVHPATVVVELRAGAVGRSSLVVEHRLTTVEDPQTVYGEGYCKLVWIDHAKGNSVALPEHVRALFSVI; translated from the coding sequence ATGACCGATAAGACTCTGCTACACACTGCGCGTATCCCCGTACGTTGGGGTGATATGGACAGCTACGGGCACGTCAACAACATCATCTACATGCAATACCTTGAAGAGGCTCGGGTCGCCTGGTTCGAACTGGCTGGCGTACCGATGAGCAACGTGCCATTGGGCCCAGTGGTACTGCAGACTCAGCACACCTATCTCAAGCCCGTGGTGCACCCAGCCACCGTAGTGGTCGAGTTGCGCGCCGGCGCGGTCGGTCGCAGCAGCCTGGTGGTCGAGCACAGGCTGACGACCGTGGAAGATCCACAGACGGTCTACGGCGAGGGCTACTGCAAGCTGGTATGGATCGATCATGCCAAAGGGAATTCCGTGGCGCTGCCTGAGCATGTGCGCGCCTTGTTCAGCGTCATCTGA
- a CDS encoding transcriptional repressor, whose translation MSTQHNLPRSLNHAESGPDSRQCRALLQAVGLRFSMPRQKVVEALYGADEDEGISSRELHQQLSEAGEPLSLVSVRQVLRRMEEGGMIQATGRSRYRLTVSAQCPRSSSAA comes from the coding sequence ATGTCGACCCAGCACAACTTGCCTCGTTCCCTGAATCACGCAGAGAGTGGCCCGGACAGCCGTCAGTGCCGCGCCTTGCTGCAGGCCGTCGGGTTGCGCTTCAGCATGCCGCGGCAGAAAGTGGTGGAGGCGCTGTACGGTGCCGACGAGGACGAGGGGATTTCCAGCCGTGAGTTGCACCAGCAACTGAGTGAGGCCGGCGAGCCGCTGTCACTGGTGAGTGTGCGTCAGGTACTGCGGCGTATGGAGGAAGGCGGCATGATCCAGGCGACCGGGCGTAGCCGCTATCGCCTGACGGTTTCGGCTCAGTGCCCGCGCAGCAGTTCGGCGGCTTGA
- the queF gene encoding NADPH-dependent 7-cyano-7-deazaguanine reductase QueF (Catalyzes the NADPH-dependent reduction of 7-cyano-7-deazaguanine (preQ0) to 7-aminomethyl-7-deazaguanine (preQ1) in queuosine biosynthesis) — translation MQHPAEHSPLGKSSQYIAEYSPELLFPISRATKWAELGLDGASLPYQGVDYWNCYELSWLLPSGKPVVAIGEFAIPADSPNIIESKSFKLYLNSLNQTVFASWDELQATLARDLSAVAGKPVVVRLRSLDEVAGEGVATLPGQCIDELEVSVSQYDHPQPELLRCDAERVVEESLHSHLLKSNCPVTGQPDWGSLVVQYRGAALDHASLLAYLVSFRQHADFHEQCVERIFLDLQRLLQPHSLTVYARYVRRGGLDINPYRSTAAIAPDNGRLVRQ, via the coding sequence ATGCAGCACCCCGCCGAACACTCCCCGCTGGGTAAGTCCAGCCAGTACATCGCCGAGTACAGCCCCGAGCTGCTGTTCCCCATCTCGCGCGCCACCAAGTGGGCGGAACTGGGCCTCGACGGTGCCAGCCTGCCGTATCAGGGCGTGGACTACTGGAACTGCTACGAGCTGTCCTGGCTGTTGCCGTCTGGCAAGCCCGTGGTGGCGATCGGCGAGTTCGCCATCCCGGCGGATTCGCCGAACATCATCGAATCCAAATCCTTCAAGCTCTACCTCAACTCACTGAACCAGACGGTATTTGCCAGTTGGGATGAGCTACAGGCGACGCTGGCGCGCGATCTGTCGGCGGTGGCCGGCAAGCCGGTAGTGGTGCGCCTGCGCTCGCTGGACGAGGTAGCGGGAGAGGGCGTGGCGACGTTGCCGGGCCAATGCATCGATGAGCTGGAGGTCAGCGTCAGCCAGTACGACCACCCGCAGCCGGAGCTGCTGCGCTGCGATGCCGAGCGGGTGGTTGAGGAGAGCCTGCACAGCCATCTGCTCAAGTCCAACTGTCCGGTGACCGGCCAGCCGGATTGGGGCAGTCTTGTCGTGCAGTATCGTGGTGCGGCGCTGGATCACGCCAGCCTGCTGGCTTATCTGGTGAGTTTCCGTCAGCACGCGGACTTCCACGAGCAGTGCGTGGAGCGCATCTTTCTCGATCTGCAACGTCTGCTACAGCCGCATTCCCTGACCGTTTATGCGCGTTACGTGCGCCGCGGTGGTCTGGATATCAACCCCTATCGCAGCACCGCCGCCATCGCGCCGGACAACGGGCGCCTGGTACGCCAGTAG
- a CDS encoding PilZ domain-containing protein, producing MSQNDRAYSEKRDFIRMRLEAPVTLHHAGGETSALCLDLSSTGMQIEANVSLSMGDKVRVHIPSDHSELAGLDAQAEVVRIADLDDGRQSLGLAILSMS from the coding sequence ATGAGTCAGAACGATCGAGCGTACAGCGAGAAACGCGACTTCATCCGCATGCGACTGGAAGCGCCAGTCACTCTGCACCACGCTGGTGGCGAAACATCGGCACTGTGCCTGGATCTGTCGAGTACCGGCATGCAAATCGAGGCGAACGTCAGCTTGAGCATGGGTGACAAAGTGCGCGTCCACATCCCGTCCGACCATAGCGAACTGGCCGGCCTGGATGCCCAGGCCGAAGTGGTTCGCATCGCTGATCTGGACGATGGCCGGCAGTCTCTGGGGCTGGCCATCCTGTCGATGAGCTGA
- the rssB gene encoding two-component system response regulator RssB, whose protein sequence is MHKTSATLLIIDDDDVVRASLAAYLEDSGFKVLQANNGLQGLEVFQQESPDLMICDLRMPQVDGLELIRRINALGVDVPVIVVSGAGVMNDAVEALRLGAADYLIKPLEDLAVLEHSVRRALDRSRLRVENQRYREKLEATNRELQASLHLLQEDQNAGRQVQMNMLPVTPWQADGLTFAHQIIPSLYLSGDFVDYFRIDERRIAFYLADVSGHGASSAFVTVLLKFMTTRLLYEWRRGGTLPEFKPSDVLGHINRGLINCKLGKHVTMLGGVIDEESGQFTYSIGGHLPLPVLFEGGQARYLEGRGLPVGLFEEAEYSDHVMALPESFSLTLLSDGILDLLPGDTLKDKELALPQLVSQAGGSLDGLRQVLGLANLGEMPDDIALLVLSRNLA, encoded by the coding sequence ATGCACAAAACCAGTGCCACTCTGCTGATCATCGACGACGACGACGTCGTGCGTGCGAGCCTCGCGGCCTATCTCGAGGACAGCGGCTTCAAGGTTTTGCAGGCCAACAACGGTCTGCAGGGGCTGGAAGTCTTCCAGCAGGAAAGCCCCGACCTGATGATCTGTGACCTGCGTATGCCGCAGGTCGACGGTCTTGAGCTGATTCGTCGTATCAACGCTTTGGGTGTGGATGTACCGGTTATCGTCGTGTCCGGCGCGGGCGTGATGAATGACGCGGTAGAAGCCTTGCGCCTGGGGGCAGCCGATTACCTGATCAAGCCTCTGGAAGACCTGGCAGTACTCGAACACTCGGTGCGCCGCGCCCTGGATCGTTCGCGCTTGCGCGTGGAGAACCAGCGTTATCGCGAGAAGCTGGAAGCTACCAACCGCGAGCTGCAGGCCAGCCTGCATCTGCTGCAGGAAGACCAGAACGCGGGGCGTCAGGTGCAGATGAACATGCTGCCGGTGACGCCCTGGCAGGCCGATGGCCTGACCTTTGCCCACCAGATCATTCCGTCTCTGTATTTGTCCGGCGATTTCGTCGACTACTTCCGTATAGACGAGCGGCGTATCGCTTTTTACCTCGCCGATGTTTCAGGGCATGGCGCTTCGTCTGCGTTCGTCACCGTACTGCTCAAGTTCATGACCACGCGCCTGCTCTACGAATGGCGTCGTGGCGGTACGCTGCCTGAGTTCAAACCCTCCGATGTGCTCGGGCACATCAACCGTGGCCTGATCAACTGCAAGCTGGGCAAGCACGTGACCATGCTGGGTGGGGTGATCGACGAAGAAAGCGGCCAGTTCACTTACAGCATCGGCGGGCACCTGCCATTGCCAGTGCTGTTCGAAGGTGGCCAGGCACGTTACCTGGAGGGGCGCGGGTTGCCTGTCGGTCTGTTCGAAGAAGCAGAGTACAGCGACCACGTAATGGCGCTACCCGAGTCTTTCAGTCTTACGCTGTTGTCCGACGGCATTCTCGACCTGCTCCCAGGCGACACGCTAAAGGACAAGGAATTGGCGTTGCCACAACTAGTTAGCCAGGCCGGCGGCAGCCTAGACGGTTTGCGTCAAGTTCTCGGTCTGGCCAATCTGGGCGAGATGCCGGATGATATCGCCTTGCTGGTGTTGAGCAGGAACCTTGCATGA
- a CDS encoding tyrosine-type recombinase/integrase: protein MATIRKRKRKDGSYGYTAQIRIMRDGVQVYQESQTFDRQQTAKAWVARRESELAMPGAIERANRKAALLRDIIKQYIDESQVPLGRTKLWTLNAISETWLGDLTDSEITSQKLVDYAKWRLSAEGGAVQAQTVGNDLSHIGSVLSVARPAWGNEIDPHAMQDARRVLRKLGMVSRSNERDRRPTLEELSLLLEYFFEVLTRRPSSLHMPKLVAFAIFSTRRQEEITRIRWDDLDRQGQRVLVRDMKNPGQKIGNDVWCYLPDEAMSIIDSMDVLAPEIFPYNSKTISTVWTNACKFLGVEDLHFHDLRHDGVSRLFEMDWDIPRVSSVSGHRDWNSMRRYTHLSGRGDKYAGWPWLPRINESKALRGYLRKGG from the coding sequence ATGGCAACGATCAGGAAGCGGAAGCGCAAGGACGGCAGCTACGGTTACACGGCGCAGATACGCATCATGCGGGACGGTGTGCAAGTCTATCAGGAAAGCCAAACCTTCGACCGGCAGCAGACTGCCAAGGCGTGGGTGGCCAGGCGTGAGTCTGAACTGGCTATGCCGGGTGCTATAGAGCGAGCAAACCGCAAGGCCGCGCTGCTGCGGGACATCATCAAGCAGTACATTGATGAATCGCAGGTGCCACTGGGCAGAACGAAGCTGTGGACGCTCAATGCGATCAGTGAGACGTGGCTCGGCGATCTGACTGATAGCGAGATCACCAGTCAGAAGCTGGTGGACTATGCAAAGTGGCGCCTGAGCGCAGAGGGTGGTGCAGTTCAGGCCCAGACGGTGGGTAATGATCTGTCGCACATCGGCTCCGTGTTGTCGGTAGCTCGGCCGGCATGGGGAAATGAGATTGACCCGCACGCGATGCAAGACGCCAGGCGGGTGCTGCGCAAGCTCGGAATGGTCAGCCGCAGTAATGAGCGAGATCGCCGGCCGACGCTTGAGGAGTTGAGCTTGTTGCTCGAGTACTTCTTCGAAGTGCTCACCCGCCGACCGAGTTCGCTGCACATGCCGAAGCTAGTGGCCTTTGCCATTTTCTCAACGCGGAGGCAGGAGGAGATCACGCGGATCCGCTGGGACGATCTGGATCGCCAGGGCCAGCGCGTTTTGGTGCGTGATATGAAAAACCCGGGGCAGAAGATTGGTAACGATGTGTGGTGCTATCTGCCTGATGAAGCAATGAGCATCATCGACAGCATGGATGTGCTGGCCCCGGAGATATTCCCCTACAACAGCAAAACCATCAGCACGGTATGGACGAATGCCTGCAAGTTTTTGGGGGTGGAGGATCTGCACTTCCATGACCTGCGGCATGACGGGGTTAGCAGGTTGTTTGAGATGGACTGGGATATCCCGAGGGTTTCCAGTGTGTCGGGGCATCGGGACTGGAACTCGATGCGGCGTTACACCCACCTGAGTGGACGTGGCGACAAGTATGCTGGTTGGCCCTGGCTGCCGCGAATCAATGAGTCAAAAGCCCTGCGAGGGTATCTGAGAAAAGGGGGCTAA
- the dusA gene encoding tRNA dihydrouridine(20/20a) synthase DusA, with protein MMDWTDRHCRYFLRQLSRHALLYTEMVTTGALIHGDRERFLRYSECEHPIALQLGGSNPQDLATCAKMAEAHGYDEVNLNVGCPSDRVQNNMIGACLMGHPALVADCVKAMQDAVSIPVTVKHRIGINGRDSYAELCDFVGQVREAGCRSFTVHARIAILEGLSPKENREIPPLRYDIAAQLKQDFPDLEIILNGGIKTLEECEQHLQTFDGVMLGREAYHNPFLLAQVDNRLFAAEATPITRMDALLALKPYVEQHLRDGGTLHHVSRHVLGLAQGFPGARRFRQLLSVDIHKVQDPLGLLDQAAELLRGH; from the coding sequence ATGATGGATTGGACCGACCGTCACTGCCGCTACTTCCTGCGCCAGCTGTCGCGCCATGCGCTGCTCTACACCGAGATGGTCACCACCGGCGCGCTGATCCATGGCGACCGTGAGCGTTTCCTGCGCTACAGCGAGTGCGAGCACCCCATCGCGCTGCAACTGGGTGGCAGCAACCCGCAGGATCTGGCGACCTGCGCGAAGATGGCCGAAGCACACGGCTATGACGAAGTGAACCTGAACGTCGGCTGCCCCAGCGACCGGGTGCAGAACAACATGATCGGCGCCTGCCTGATGGGCCATCCCGCGCTGGTAGCCGATTGCGTGAAAGCCATGCAGGACGCCGTGAGCATCCCGGTCACGGTCAAGCATCGGATCGGCATCAACGGTCGCGACAGCTATGCAGAACTGTGCGACTTCGTTGGCCAGGTGCGCGAAGCCGGCTGCCGCAGCTTTACCGTGCACGCCCGCATCGCCATTCTCGAAGGCCTGTCACCCAAGGAAAACCGCGAAATCCCGCCGCTGCGCTATGACATCGCCGCCCAGCTCAAGCAGGACTTCCCGGATCTGGAGATCATCCTCAACGGTGGCATCAAGACGCTGGAAGAATGCGAGCAGCACCTGCAGACCTTCGACGGTGTGATGCTCGGTCGCGAGGCCTATCACAACCCTTTCCTGCTGGCGCAGGTGGACAATCGCTTGTTCGCTGCCGAGGCGACGCCCATCACCCGCATGGACGCCCTGCTCGCCCTCAAACCCTACGTCGAACAACACCTACGCGACGGCGGCACCCTGCATCACGTCAGTCGTCACGTGCTCGGTCTGGCCCAGGGCTTCCCTGGCGCACGACGCTTCCGTCAGTTGCTGTCGGTGGACATCCACAAGGTGCAGGATCCGCTCGGCCTGCTCGATCAAGCCGCCGAACTGCTGCGCGGGCACTGA